One window of the Oncorhynchus clarkii lewisi isolate Uvic-CL-2024 chromosome 19, UVic_Ocla_1.0, whole genome shotgun sequence genome contains the following:
- the LOC139375027 gene encoding tyrosine-protein kinase receptor TYRO3-like: MTIYLWIILLAQSSRAIHGLLFTKNPTNLKVTQGNTARLGCCVEGLSEPEIVWMKDGEKLYSTDQMYIPIEQHHWETFHSVKSVQQQDAGKYWCEVEFHGLTISSEPAWITVEGVPNFILEPQDVATFPMVPFNLTCAAVGPPDPVEVLWWLGGVQKGDATSSPSVLRVNGVNNSIKFYCEAKNVRGISVSRTGTVHIKVLPAAPKGVQVVHMVENNVTLAWSPGFTGHSDLSACTIQISKNSGRKVELLDQRVKVPPFQQILSGLSCYSNYSVRVCCDNEVGTSLFSGWLDFQTPEAVPSAAPRNLTFDLTEQQLSMNWATLEDDELQGKLMAYKVQWNLGGEGQEALFFKENVAHLSGGGRFFNATFHVSACTVAGCGPWSQPVLVMPASALPAQMQRGHMWVGLLLGLLVATMVGLLLTVLVHRRGKETQFGSVFNPPGNERLVSFTAARSFNRTCPELPESSLDSLGINNDLKAKLQDVLIPERLLTLGHMLGKGEFGSVREAFLKMEDSTVQKVAVKVLKTDINSSCDIEQCLKEASHMKDFDHPNVIQLIGVSLHSRPQQRLPIPMVILPFMKHGDLHTFLLLSRLGDEPFTVSLQMLIQFMLDIARGMAYLSNKSIIHRDLAARNCMLSENLTVCVADFGLSKKIYSGDYYRQGSVSKLPVKWIALESLADNVYTTQSDVWAFGVTMWEIMARGQTPYPGVENSEIYEYLIKGERLKQPPDCRDDIYEIMHSCWSPVPKCRPSFLHLIDQLEGLWASLSPGPSCIKEALLYVNLENDKGEQGAGALGPRKDPFWSGMPWQCVGMEEDEKDWLVVSSGAALAVGGDYRYIIGPTCHGTEEDGGRQGDSMDTLQPDVRDEEYEDAFINV, from the exons TGTGAAGTCTGTCCAGCAACAGGATGCAGGGAAGTACTGGTGTGAGGTAGAGTTCCATGGCTTGACCATCTCCTCTGAGCCCGCCTGGATAACAGTCGAGG GTGTCCCCAACTTTATACTTGAGCCCCAAGATGTAGCCACGTTCCCTATGGTGCCCTTTAACCTGACGTGTGCTGCTGTGGGCCCCCCGGACCCTGTGGAGGTGCTCTGGTGGCTGGGGGGAGTACAGAAGGGTGATGCCACCTCCTCGCCATCTGTACTCCGTGTTAACG GTGTGAATAACAGCATCAAGTTCTACTGCGAAGCCAAGAATGTCAGAGGTATCTCAGTATCGCGAACAGGCACTGTGCACATTAAAG TCCTCCCAGCAGCCCCTAAAGGTGTGCAGGTGGTCCACATGGTGGAGAACAATGTCACGCTGGCCTGGAGCCCAGGCTTCACCGGACACTCTGACCTGTCGGCCTGCACCATCCAG ATTTCTAAGAACTCTGGGAGGAAGGTGGAACTTCTGGACCAGCGTGTAAAGGTTCCACCATTCCAACAGATCCTCAGTGGGCTGAGCTGCTACTCCAACTACAGTGTTAGAGTGTGCTGTGACAATGAGGTTGGGACCTCCCTATTCTCTGGCTGGCTGGACTTTCAGACACCAGAAGCAG TGCCCTCTGCTGCCCCCCGGAACCTGACATTTGACCTAACGGAGCAGCAGCTGTCCATGAACTGGGCGACCTTGGAGGACGATGAGCTGCAGGGGAAACTGATGGCCTACAAAGTCCAGTGGAACCTGGGAGGAGAAGGACAG GAGGCTCTGTTCTTTAAAGAGAATGTGGCCCACCTGTCCGGTGGCGGTCGTTTCTTCAACGCCACCTTCCACGTGTCAGCGTGTACAGTGGCTGGTTGTGGGCCCTGGAGCCAGCCTGTACTGGTCATGCCCGCCTCAG cATTGCCAGCCCAGATGCAGAGAGGCCATATGTGGGTGGGTCTTCTGTTGGGCCTGCTGGTGGCCACCATGGTGGGGCTTCTCTTGACAGTCCTAGTGCACCGCAGAGGGAAGGAGACACAGTTTGG GTCTGTCTTCAATCCCCCAGGGAATGAGCGCTTGGTGTCCTTCACTGCAGCCAGGTCATTCAACAGGACCTGCCCCGAGCTCCCAGAATCCAGCT TGGACAGTTTGGGTATCAATAACGATCTAAAGGCCAAACTGCAAGACGTCCTGATCCCAGAAAGACTACTGACCCTCGGACACATGTTGGGAAAAG GTGAGTTTGGCTCAGTGCGTGAGGCCTTCCTAAAGATGGAggacagtactgtacagaaagTTGCAGTGAAGGTGCTCAAAA CGGATATCAACTCGTCATGTGATATTGAACAGTGCCTGAAGGAGGCTTCTCATATGAAGGACTTCGATCATCCTAATGTCATCCAGCTCATTG GAGTGAGTTTGCACAGTCGCCCTCAGCAACGGTTGCCCATCCCCATGGTTATCCTGCCATTCATGAAGCACGGGGACCTTCACACATTTCTGCTCTTGTCCCGCCTTGGAGACGAGCCCTTT ACCGTGTCACTGCAGATGCTCATACAGTTCATGTTGGACATCGCCCGTGGAATGGCGTACCTGAGCAACAAAAGCATCATACACAGAGATCTGGCTGCGCGCAACTGCAT GCTTAGTGAAAACTTGACAGTCTGCGTGGCAGACTTTGGGCTGTCAAAGAAAATCTACAGTGGCGACTACTACAGACAAGGATCTGTTTCAAAGCTGCCTGTCAAGTGGATAGCACTGGAGAGCCTTGCTGACAATGTCTACACTACTCAGAGTGATGTG TGGGCGTTTGGAGTCACCATGTGGGAGATCATGGCACGGGGGCAGACCCCTTATCCCGGGGTGGAGAACTCCGAAATCTACGAGTACCTCATCAAGGGAGAGAGGCTCAAACAGCCACCTGACTGCCGAGACGACAT tTATGAGATCATGCATAGCTGCTGGAGCCCTGTTCCCAAGTGCCGCCCCAGTTTCCTGCACCTGATTGACCAGCTGGAGGGGCTGTGGGCCAGCCTATCCCCAGGGCCTAGCTGCATTAAGGAGGCCCTTCTCTACGTTAACCTGGAGAATGACAAGGGGGAGCAGGGGGCAGGGGCACTGGGCCCAAGGAAGGACCCCTTCTGGTCAGGAATGCCCTGGCAGTGTGtggggatggaggaggatgagAAAGACTGGCTCGTGGTGTCTTCTGGGGCAGCTCTGGCTGTCGGTGGAGACTACCGCTACATCATCGGTCCTACCTGTCATGGCACTGAAGAGGATGGTGGGAGGCAGGGGGACTCGATGGATACCTTGCAGCCAGACGTTAGGGATGAGGAATATGAAGATGCGTTCATTAATGTGTGA